In one Elusimicrobiota bacterium genomic region, the following are encoded:
- the gcvT gene encoding glycine cleavage system aminomethyltransferase GcvT — protein sequence MTLTLQRSPLHDLHVAAGARLIDFYGWHLPVQYTSIIDEHQTVRQAAGLFDISHMGQLLVSGSKAFDFLQSLTTSDMRRTWDKGIGVYAHLCRPEGGVIDDIFVYGRKSAQEFFVVVNGATHQKDVEWFRQHATDDVTIIDLENRGGLAIQGPKALDIIRQTIAGIAELPRFAFQRISGAGPQDSFWGCRTGYTGEEGAEFFGPASTIFTLWKQLMENGADSGLKPCGLGARDTLRLEMGYPLYGHELNEQRTSLESSMEWAVKWPKGDFIGRAALEKQKRDGLREQLIAYELLERGVPRHGAKVFREGTLGGETTSGTFSPSLQKGIGLVFAPISWNNPGTRLEVEIHQKRVPAQVVTLPFFKR from the coding sequence ATGACCCTCACGCTCCAACGCTCCCCGCTCCATGACCTGCACGTGGCCGCGGGCGCGCGGCTGATCGACTTCTACGGCTGGCATCTGCCGGTGCAGTACACCAGTATTATCGATGAGCATCAGACCGTCCGGCAGGCCGCCGGGCTTTTTGATATCTCCCATATGGGACAGCTCCTGGTCAGCGGCTCGAAAGCATTTGATTTTCTCCAGTCGCTGACCACGAGCGATATGCGCCGCACATGGGACAAAGGGATCGGCGTCTACGCCCACCTCTGCCGGCCGGAGGGCGGCGTTATCGACGACATCTTTGTCTACGGCCGAAAGTCCGCGCAGGAGTTTTTCGTAGTCGTCAACGGCGCCACCCATCAGAAAGACGTGGAGTGGTTCCGGCAGCACGCGACCGACGACGTCACGATCATCGATCTGGAAAACCGCGGCGGCCTGGCCATTCAGGGACCCAAAGCGCTCGACATCATCCGGCAGACGATCGCCGGCATCGCGGAACTGCCCCGCTTTGCCTTTCAGCGGATCAGCGGAGCAGGCCCCCAGGACTCCTTCTGGGGCTGCCGGACCGGGTACACCGGCGAGGAGGGCGCGGAGTTCTTCGGACCCGCAAGCACCATTTTCACGCTCTGGAAACAACTGATGGAAAATGGGGCCGATTCAGGGCTTAAGCCCTGCGGCCTGGGCGCCCGCGATACGCTGCGTCTGGAAATGGGCTATCCGCTTTATGGCCACGAGCTCAATGAGCAGCGCACCTCTCTCGAATCATCCATGGAGTGGGCCGTCAAATGGCCCAAGGGTGATTTTATCGGCCGTGCCGCTCTGGAAAAGCAGAAGCGCGACGGCCTGCGCGAGCAGTTGATCGCTTATGAACTTCTGGAGCGCGGTGTCCCGCGGCACGGCGCAAAAGTTTTTCGGGAGGGAACGCTGGGCGGCGAAACCACCAGCGGGACATTCTCCCCTTCGTTGCAAAAAGGCATCGGGCTTGTTTTTGCTCCGATCAGCTGGAATAATCCAGGCACCCGCCTGGAGGTTGAGATTCACCAGAAGCGAGTTCCGGCCCAGGTCGTGACGCTGCCGTTCTTTAAACGCTAA
- a CDS encoding zeta toxin family protein: MPIKLNKHFHPNLYVIAGPNGAGKTTFANQFLPHYAHCPEFVNADMIAKGLSPYSPTAAAMEAGRLMLARIKDLSSQRKDFGFETTLSGKTYLSLFKRLRTQGYHIHLFYLWLPNVDTALQRIRYRVQQGGHPVPESDVRRRFKRSLVNLFGFYHSLLDSWFLLDNSDEKPHLIAFEKDGTKNVLKNDVFIRIQEGLKTS, encoded by the coding sequence ATGCCAATAAAATTGAACAAACATTTCCATCCGAACCTCTATGTCATCGCCGGGCCTAATGGGGCGGGCAAAACAACTTTTGCTAACCAATTCTTGCCCCACTACGCTCACTGCCCAGAGTTTGTGAACGCTGATATGATCGCAAAGGGTCTTTCCCCTTACTCGCCAACTGCCGCCGCCATGGAGGCGGGTCGACTGATGTTGGCGAGGATCAAAGACCTGTCGAGCCAGCGCAAGGATTTTGGATTTGAAACGACTCTCTCAGGGAAGACGTACCTGTCTCTTTTTAAAAGGCTGCGCACCCAGGGGTACCACATTCACTTGTTTTACCTATGGCTCCCCAATGTCGACACCGCCCTCCAACGAATTCGTTACCGGGTACAACAGGGAGGTCATCCCGTACCGGAATCGGATGTTCGGAGGCGCTTCAAGCGCAGCCTGGTAAATTTGTTTGGCTTCTATCACTCCTTGCTGGATAGCTGGTTTTTGCTCGATAATTCTGACGAAAAGCCCCATCTTATTGCTTTTGAAAAAGATGGCACAAAGAACGTATTAAAGAACGATGTATTTATTCGAATTCAGGAGGGCTTAAAAACATCATGA
- the gcvPA gene encoding aminomethyl-transferring glycine dehydrogenase subunit GcvPA has translation MDFIPHTEAERKEMLAAIGVDKLDDLYAQLPLYKGDLQIPPGLSEGEVLRHSHELASKNQAAGKLLCFLGAGAYEHFSPSAISALMSRGEFLTAYTPYQPEVSQGTLQTLYEFQSVICEIMAMDVCNAGLYEGASALAEAVLLALRETGRHEVLIPRNLHPDYKAVVATYTSESNVKLIEIPHIDGRLDMAFVRKHLTSQTAAVVVQNPNFLGLLEPAQEIGPLAEAAGALYIASVNPLSLGLLTPPGHYGADIAVAEGQSLGIPAGYGGPFLGLFTCKNKWLRKMPGRLVGQTVDVDGKRAFVLTLQAREQHIRREKATSNVCTTSALVGFCATVYLTLLGKQGFRDVAYQNLTKSHYAYQQLTQIPGVRASFTAPFFNEFVLQTKIPAETLQQALLARGIVGGLPLKKWYPELEFSSLWCVTETKTKDDIDQLAKTLKEVLA, from the coding sequence ATGGACTTTATCCCCCATACGGAAGCAGAGCGCAAAGAAATGCTGGCGGCCATCGGCGTGGACAAGCTCGACGATTTGTACGCTCAGCTGCCTCTCTATAAAGGAGATCTGCAGATTCCTCCCGGACTTTCCGAAGGAGAAGTGCTGCGCCATTCGCATGAATTGGCCTCCAAAAACCAGGCCGCCGGAAAACTCCTATGCTTCCTGGGAGCGGGAGCCTATGAACACTTTTCCCCCTCCGCGATCTCGGCCCTCATGAGCCGCGGCGAATTTCTGACCGCTTACACGCCCTACCAGCCGGAAGTCAGCCAGGGCACGCTGCAAACGCTCTATGAGTTCCAGAGCGTGATCTGTGAAATCATGGCGATGGACGTCTGCAACGCGGGGCTCTACGAAGGAGCCAGCGCGCTGGCCGAAGCGGTCCTTCTGGCGCTGCGGGAAACCGGACGGCATGAGGTCCTGATCCCGCGCAATCTGCATCCGGACTATAAGGCGGTCGTCGCGACCTATACATCCGAAAGCAACGTCAAGCTGATCGAGATCCCCCATATCGACGGACGGCTGGACATGGCTTTTGTGCGCAAGCACCTCACGAGCCAGACCGCTGCTGTCGTTGTTCAGAATCCGAATTTTTTGGGCCTCTTGGAGCCTGCTCAGGAAATCGGTCCCTTGGCGGAAGCCGCGGGAGCGCTCTATATCGCCAGCGTTAATCCGCTCTCGCTGGGGCTTCTCACGCCTCCCGGCCACTACGGGGCCGATATCGCTGTGGCGGAAGGCCAGTCCCTCGGAATACCGGCCGGATACGGCGGACCGTTTTTAGGACTCTTCACCTGCAAGAACAAATGGCTGCGAAAGATGCCTGGACGGCTGGTGGGGCAGACCGTTGACGTCGACGGCAAGCGTGCCTTCGTGCTCACGCTTCAAGCGCGCGAGCAACACATCCGCCGCGAGAAAGCGACATCCAACGTCTGTACCACATCCGCCCTCGTCGGCTTTTGTGCCACGGTTTATCTCACGCTTCTCGGCAAACAGGGGTTCCGCGATGTGGCTTATCAAAATCTGACCAAATCCCATTACGCTTACCAACAACTGACGCAGATCCCTGGCGTGCGAGCAAGCTTCACCGCTCCGTTCTTCAATGAATTCGTCCTGCAGACCAAGATCCCGGCGGAGACGCTCCAGCAGGCGCTCCTGGCCCGTGGGATTGTCGGCGGGCTGCCGCTCAAGAAGTGGTATCCGGAGCTGGAGTTTTCTTCCCTCTGGTGCGTGACGGAAACCAAAACAAAAGACGACATCGACCAGCTGGCCAAAACGTTAAAGGAAGTGCTGGCCTGA
- the gcvH gene encoding glycine cleavage system protein GcvH, producing the protein MSTTTRRYTKTHEWIRPEGKLAYVGISDHAQKEVTDVVYVEMAKTGKTLKAGDEATTLESVKAAFSIYAPVSGTLAKANPLLEKDPGLINRSPFEEGWIFAIEMSNPSECDALMTEAQYQAFLKSAEVAHH; encoded by the coding sequence GTGAGCACTACCACCCGTCGTTACACCAAGACCCATGAATGGATTCGCCCGGAAGGCAAACTGGCGTACGTCGGCATCTCTGATCACGCCCAGAAGGAAGTGACGGATGTCGTCTATGTGGAGATGGCCAAAACCGGAAAAACCTTAAAAGCCGGAGACGAAGCCACAACCCTGGAGTCGGTCAAAGCGGCTTTCAGCATTTACGCACCCGTATCCGGAACACTCGCGAAAGCCAACCCCTTGCTCGAAAAAGATCCCGGATTGATCAACCGCTCGCCTTTTGAGGAAGGCTGGATCTTCGCCATTGAGATGAGCAACCCGTCGGAATGTGACGCGCTCATGACCGAGGCGCAGTATCAGGCATTCTTAAAGAGCGCTGAAGTCGCACATCATTAA